The genomic window AGGCTCTCGACCAGACGGGTGCTTTCCTCGGAGACATGCGCCGTCCCCACAAGGATGATTTCTCTTCCGGATTCGTGTATACGGTAAATATTTTCTTCATTCATGATAGACTGTAAAGGGCTCCTGAAGGGAATGCCGAAAGGGTCGGCGGGGTGATCGCGCTGTGCATCCGGCCGCTGAGATGGATCAGGGCAAGATCGATCCGCAGCGGCTGCGAGGATGATCGTTTGCGCTCTCGCAGCCGGACAATATGAAAGTATGGCACATGTCTCCAGCCTTTCCAAGGATTTTGATCCAAAGGGGAAAGCAGGCGGATGGATAGGTCCGAAGAGGATGAAAGAAGGATGCCGCTCAGCAGGCGCCAGCTGCATCGAGGCGTGGGGGAAGGCGTTTTTCCGGGCGCCGTTCTCCTTGCGGCCAGGGAGGGGAGAATCCTTCTCCTCGAGGCGTGCGGGCGGCTTTCTTCGGCGCCGGCGGAGCCTGCGGTTCGGGTTGACACCCTTTTCGATCTCGCGTCGTTGACCAAGCCGCTGGCCGCAACCATGGCCGTCATGCGCCTCGTCGATCGGGGCAGGCTCCATCTGGACCAGCCGCTCGAGACAATTCTCTCCGATCAGCAGGTGCCCGAGGACAAGGCGGGGTTGACCCCTCGGATGCTCCTGGCGCATGCATCGGGTCTGAAGGACTGGCACCCGTTTTATCGGGATCTGGCCGGCGCACCGGCCGGGGAGCGCAGGCAGGCGGTCCGGCGGGCCATTCTCGAGATGCCTCTCGTCCATCGTCCGGGACAGGCGACGCTCTACAGCGACCTTGGATTCATGCTCCTCGAATGGATCGTCGAGCGAGCCGGAGGCATGCCCCTGGATCGCTGCGTCCGAGAGGGGGTTTACGAACCGCTGGGCCTGTCCGATGTGTTTTTCTGGGGTGGAGCCGTTCCGGCGCATTGTTCGAGGACCACGGCGGCCACCGAATATTGCTCCTGGCGGGGCCGGATGCTTCGGGGGGAGGTGCATGACGAAAACGCTTGGTTCATGGGGGGATTCTCGGGGCATGCCGGTCTTTTCGGTACGGCCCGAGGGGTATACGCCCTGACCGACATGCTGGTGCAGCACCTGGACGGCCTGAAAGAGGACATTTTCCGTCCTGCGACGGTGAGGTGTTTTTTGCATCGACAGGACCTTGGAGACGGCACCCGCACCCTGGGTTGGGATACGCCGTCGGGGGAGCATTCGAGCGCGGGCCGTTTTTTTTCACGTCAGAGCATCGGTCATCTGGGGTTCACCGGGACATCGGTCTGGGTGGATCTCGAGCGGCGCATCGTGGTGATCCTTCTGACCAACCGGGTGCATCCCAGCCGTGAAAACATCGCGATAAGGGCCTTCCGGCCCATCCTGCACGACACGGTGATGGCCGAGCTTCTGCAGGAGACATGAGGCGGGCCGAAGTCGTGTGAAGCGGAGGCGGCCCGGCTCGAGAGGAGGTTCTGAGGCATATGGGGGAGATTCGAAGCACTCTGGACATTATCATGGAAAAGACGAAGGGGCTTACCCTGACCGAGGAAGAAAAACTGGAGTTGCAGGAGCGTGAGCTGCGGGGGCGGGTGCAGGGTCTGCTGCAGCGCTGCGTCGACGGTCTGATCGGCCCGTCGGCCCTGCTGAAGGAACTCGATGAGCGGGATCCCCTCAGGCGCAGGCGTGCCATCGAGATGATCGTGGAAGGAACCCTCGAGCGTCTGGACCCTGAAGGAGACAACTCACGCCTGATCGAGATCGTTCAGGAGACAGCCGGAAGCGGCGGCGCCTCTCTCAAGGCGATGCTCGATGCCGGCCGGGACGATTTTTCGCGGAAACGCGAAGCCCGCCGGCAGTCGCTCCTGGCGGCCCTGGCGGAAAAGGGAATCCGCGGGAGTGCGGTCATTCCCAACCTGGAAGCCGACACGCGCTGGGGTGCTCTTAAAAAAGAGGAAACCGATGCCCTCGTGAGCAGGGCGAAGGCCCTCTTCCGTCGAGACCGGAATCCCTGAACAGGGGGCATCCCAAATTTTCAGGTTTGTTCACCGGCCTGCTCAGGCCGGCATCCTTGAAACGAGGGAATCTTTCATTGGGGCCGTCGCAGCCGGTAAGATGCGGCCTGGAATCCCCGAACGACATCGTCTTTTTTTTCGCTGTCCGCTGAATCGAAGGCAGGCGCCTCCATGTGCGGCGCCTTCTTGTCCGCCGAGGCTCCGCCAAAAGAACCGGCGATGCCCTTCAGATGTTGATGACCGAATCCGCCAGCTGCATGGCGGTGACGATGTCGAGCATGTTGGTGGTTTCGCCCACCTCCTTTTCCTGCAGCAGATCGAAATGCGTCAGACACGTCCCGCAGACGAGGATATAGATCCCCGCGGCCTCGAATTCTTTGAGCAAGGGAAGAACGTCCGATCCCCTTACGGTCATCTTGACGCCGTTGTTGACGAAAACGAGGCGCCAGAGTTCTCTGCCCATCTCTTTGAGGGTCTTCAGAAAGCTTACCATCAGCTTGGCGCCCAGCTCATCGTCGCCATGCCCCATCTTGTCGTGGGTGATCATGACCATGATCTTCCGCACCTCTTCACGGCCGAGTTCACCCGGTGCGGGGGCGGCCTCCGCGTCTCCGGATTTTCGGCCCTCGACCCGGATATGCCGCCCCTCCGTCTCGGTGGAAACCGTGAAGCCTTGCGTGCGCAGAAACCGGGAGACGTTTTCCCGGGAGGCTTCACCATCGACGAGGACGGCGACCTCGCGGGACGGGTTTTTTTCGAGCCATTCCTTGGTCTGGAGAACAGGGGCGGGGCAGGCCAATCCGCGGCAATCGATTTCGTGGGTCATTGCAACACTCCTGAGGCCGGTTTCGTGGGGTAGGTTCGTATAGGCCCGGTGCTCCGCGCCGATCCAAAGCGCCAAGCGTGCCGGAGAAGCGGCCCGAACAGCCATTCAGGCCTTCGGCCCCGCTCATAGATTGTCTTCTGAGAAGCAGCGTTCACGGGCTGTTCCGGGAAGGGGCGGAACTCTCCCCGGTCCTTTAGGACGCCTCCACGACGATGCGGCCGACGGGCTCCGGGACGATCTCGCCCACGAGCGCCGCGCAATCCACCCCCTCCTGGAGGAGTGCCGAAGCCAGTTCCTCGGCCGCGCCCGCCGGGGCCGAGATCAGCAATCCGCCCGATGTCTGCGGATCGAAGAGCAGATCCGCTACCACAGGATCCAGCTCGAGAGGCGCATCCACCATGCAGGCCCTGAACTCTTTGTTGCGATAGGCGCCTGCTGGAAAAAGGCCCATGCTTCCGTATTCGATCGCCTCCGGCAGGATGGGGACGCGGGAGGCGTGTACGACCGCGCCGAGCCCCGATCCTTCGACCATCTCGGCCAAGTGCCCCAGGAAACCGAACCCTGTGATGTCCGTGCAGGCATGGACGGGGTAATGCGCCATGATCTCCGCCGCCTTGCGGTTCAGCGTGGCCATCAGGCGGGTCACGCGCTCGATCAGCTCCGGCGGCGCCATATTGGCCTTGATAGCCGTATTGACAACCCCGGTCCCCAGGGGCTTCGTCATAATCAATCGGTCTCCCGGGCGGAGGTTCTTCTTGGTGAGCACCCGATCGGGGTGGATGAAGCCCGTGACGGAAAGGCCGTATTTGAGCTCCTTGTCTTCGACGCTGTGGCCGCCTATCAGCACGACCCGAGCTTCCCTCAGCTTGACGATTCCGCCCTCGATCATGCTCCGGAAGACGGACAGGTCCATCTCCTTGAGGGGAAATCCCACCAGATTCATGGCGGTTTTGGGCACACCCCCCATGGCGTAGACATCGCTCAGGGCGTTGGCCGCTGCGATCTGACCGAACCAGTAAGGGTCATCGACGATCGGGGTGAAAAAATCCACGGTCTGGATGAGGGCCAGTTCGTCCGAGACCTTGTAAACCCCGGCGTCGTCCGCCCTCTCGAGCCCAACCAGCACGTTCTCGTCCGTCGGGAATGCGATCCCGCAAAGCGCCTTCTCCAGGTCCCCTGGAGGGAGCTTCGACGCTCAACCGGACCCCGAGACGGTTTCGGTCAATCTGCGGGTCGTGTTTTCCATGACGATCGGCATCCTCGTCCTTTTCGGCCGGAAATGGTCGTTCGTGTTTTGGGCGTTATACCCCACCGTTCTCGAGGGGGCCATCTGGCGGGGGACCTCGCAGAAAGTCCCCTGCCTGCTATCTCGTTTCCATGCGGAGTTGATCTACCGGTAGAACCCGGTTTCCCATCCGGAAATGAGGATTTTTCTTCACAATCTGTGCGTGCTCAGTCCCACCGCTTCGCAAAGGGTCCCGGTTTCTTTAAGCCCTTCGGGTGCTCAGTCCCACCGCTTCACGGCGGGTCCCGGTTTGGTCAATATCAAGGAAATCAAGTACTTGCGGCGAAGTGACCTGCAGGTCGCCGCACAAGCAAACGTGCAGATTACCGCCGAGATTGGCCAAAAGGACTATTTCCGGATGGAAACGCTCGCATTTCAACGGGCTCACCGAAACAGAACAGACGGAGCAGGAGCAGCCGGTGAAGAGACCTCGCCCTGCCATTTCGTCCTCCAGGGTCGCTCGAGGCAACCGAAGGGCGCTCGAGATGCGGGTCCGCGGCCGTTGTCAAGAGAAAGAGTAAGGAGACGGAAAGGGCTTGTCAAACGGGATTATACGATCATTCACTTGTGCGGAATCGGTTTATCCGATGTTCATTTGCGCTGCCACCCGCCGAAAAGATGCAGGTGAAGGTGGAACACGAACTGGCCGCCGCCTTTTTCGACATTGAAGAGGAGTTTGTACCCGCTGGATGCGATGCCGGCCTCCCGGGCCAGATCAGGGGCAAGGAGGATCATTTCCGCGATGAGCGATTCATCCTCTCCGGCGAGGTCGTTGATGCTGCGGATGTGTTTGCGTGGGACGATGAGGATGTGCACCGGCGCACTCGGTCTGATGTCTTTGAAGGCGACGATGCGCTCCCCCCGATGGGTGAAATCGGCAGGTTGTTCGCCGCGGATGATGCGGCAGAAGATGCAGTCTTTTTCACTCATGGTTCTGTTCATGACCCTCCACGGCGGCGATCTGGGATTTGAGTTCAGGGAAGCCCTCGGGGTTGACCGAGAAGGCGGCGAGCCCTGCTTCCAGGAACAGCTTCACGAGGCGGTTCGAGCCCACGAAGGTCCGGCTTCGGAGGACGACGGGGCGTCCGGCAGGATGTTTCCGGGTCTGCAACCGTTCTTTTATGCGAAGGGCCAGGCCGGGACCAGCCGATGTTCCATGAAATCGGTGGCGGCGGTCTGCCCCTGGACTGTCGCGAGGGCCCCCAATATGACACGGCGTTCGATCAGGCGCCGGCTCAGCCTCAGGGCCTGGTCCAGCGCCTTCGAAACGGTGTTCTTGCTGAGGGTTCCAATACTGCAGGTGACCATCCTGCCCCGGATATCCGTTCCCGGATTGATCTCCTCCGCCGGCCGCTGGATGGTCTGGGCGTTTGAAACATAGGTGGCATTGGCGATGGCCGTGGCGGCGGCATCCGCCCTGGCGGCCGTTTCCGCCACGACCGTTACGGAGGCGGCGATACCGCAGGTGAGGCCAGGGTGGCCGAGCCCGCTCGTCGCAATGCCCCAGCTCGGCAGTTGGTCATCCAGTTCGAGGAGATGCTCGAAGATGTTCGAGCCGACGTCGGGTCTGATGCCGACCATAAGGGAGGCCGGCTCCCCGATCCGGACGGCTGCATCCTCTCCATTTTCGACCAGAACAACCGTCATTCCGCGCGTGTACAGGAAATCGGCCACGGCGTCGGCCAGGGCCCCTCTCACGGCGGCCAGGGGCGTCAGATCGGCGTCTCCCACCTCTCGCACGCTCTGAAGCATCGATTCTGCAAGCGGATCCAGGAAATGGCCGGCGATTTCATTCAGGTGGCGCTTCAATTGCTCTTCAGCGAGCGAGATACGCTCGATATAGCCGAACGCCTCGCGCGCCGCCTGGATGCACAGGCTCCTTTGCGGTGTGCGGCCGACGCGGGCGTAAATGACGAGCCGCGTGGACCCGTGCCGGGCCAGGATCCGCCCCTGATCAAGGGCATGGATGGCCTTTTCGACGCGCATCTCTCATTGCCTCCTTCAAGGAGCGGTCAACGTGTTCCGGGCGGAAACATCTACCTCGTGCCCGTCCGGAAATGATTTCCCGGTGGAACCCAGTTTCCAATCCGCGAATGAGGATTTTTCTTTACACCCTTAGGGTGCTCAGTCCCACCCCTGCGGGGCGGGTCCCGGTTTGGCCAATATCAAGGAAATCAAGCGTTTGTGCGGAGGCGACCTGCAGGTCGCCGCACAAGCAAACGTGGAGATTCATGCCGAGATGGGCTGAAAAGACCACTCCCGGATGGAACCTACCTCAACATCATATCCGGTAGACACAACACAAGCTCCGGGTAGACGGTGACCACGCAGAGCACCGCAAAGATCGCCAGGAGAAAGGGGGCGACGCCCACGAAGATCTCTTCGACGCGGATGTTCCTGGCGACGCCTGCAACCGTAAAGATGTTCAACCCCATCGGCGGCGTGATCAAACCGGCCTCCATCATGAGGACGGCGATCACGCCGAACCAGATGGGATCGAAGCCGAGCGTCAGGACGATGGGAAAAACCACCGGCATGGTGAGCACCATCATGGAGATGGCATCCAGGAAACACCCTAGAAAAAGGTAAATCAAGACGATGATCGCCAGAACGGCAAAGCGCGATACGGACAGGTCGGCGGCCCAGGCCGCGACCTCCATCGGGATGGTCGACAGGGCCAGGAAGTAGCTGAAGACGTTGGCGCCGGCAACGAGAAAGAGCACCATGACGGAGGTGCGAACGGCTTCGCTCAGTCCTTCCATGAGATTGCGCCGACTCAAACGTCTTTTCAACAGCGCTGCGAGCAGCAGGAGCGTCGCCCCTAGCGCTCCAGCCTCGGTAGGGGTGAAAAACCCCAGGTAGATGCCGCCCATGACGACCACAAAGATGCTGAGGGGCTCCCACACGCTGAGCAGAGACCGGAGTTTCCGCCTCCAGGCGACCGGCTCGGGATTGGTCGGCGCCAGATTCGGTTTGAGCTTGACCCAGAGCACGATGATGGCGACGTAGGCCAGGGAGAGGAGCAGGCCCGGGATCATCCCGGCGATCAGCAGTTTCCCGATGGATTGTTCCGTGAGCATGCCGTAGACGACAAAACCGATGCTCGGCGGGATGAGAAAGCCCAGGGTGCCTCCAGCGGCGATCGTGCCGCTGGCGAAACGAGGGTCGTAGCCGAACCGCTGCATCTCCGGCAGGGCTACTGTGCCCATGGCCGCGGCGGTTGCAACGGAAGAGCCGGAGACGGCCGAGAAGCCGGCGCAGGCGCCGATGGTCGCGATTCCCAAACCGCCCGGGAGCCTTCGCAGCCAGTGATCGAAGGTCCTGTAGAGCTCCCGGGTCATGCCGGAGCTCCCGGCAAATCCGCCCATGAGGATGAAGAGCGGGATGACGGTGTAGGGATAGTAGGCGGAGACTTCATAGATCGTACGGGATGCGACAGGCAGGGCCGCTCCCATGCTGGTCAGCTGGGCGATCCCGGCAAAGCCGGCCAGCATCAGGGCGAAGGCGATGGGCATGCCGAGAAAGAGCAGGATAAACACCCCGGCCAAGCCAAGCATCCCTGTGGTTACCGGGTCCAAAATCACCTCCCTTTCAGTTCTCCGACGGTGTCGATGAGTTCGATCAGGAGTTCCAGCCACAGCAGAAAGGCGCCCAGAGCGACCAGCAGCCTGAAGGGCCATTGCGGGATTCTGAGCATGTCCGAAACTGCGCTGGTGCGAAGGCCGATCAGGCATCCCTGCCAGGCGACGATTCCGATGATCAGCAGACCCAGGGAAATCGTTACGGCATCGAGGAAGAGGCGTCCCCGTTCCGGCAGGCGCGAGGTGAAGA from Desulfatiglans anilini DSM 4660 includes these protein-coding regions:
- a CDS encoding serine hydrolase domain-containing protein gives rise to the protein MDRSEEDERRMPLSRRQLHRGVGEGVFPGAVLLAAREGRILLLEACGRLSSAPAEPAVRVDTLFDLASLTKPLAATMAVMRLVDRGRLHLDQPLETILSDQQVPEDKAGLTPRMLLAHASGLKDWHPFYRDLAGAPAGERRQAVRRAILEMPLVHRPGQATLYSDLGFMLLEWIVERAGGMPLDRCVREGVYEPLGLSDVFFWGGAVPAHCSRTTAATEYCSWRGRMLRGEVHDENAWFMGGFSGHAGLFGTARGVYALTDMLVQHLDGLKEDIFRPATVRCFLHRQDLGDGTRTLGWDTPSGEHSSAGRFFSRQSIGHLGFTGTSVWVDLERRIVVILLTNRVHPSRENIAIRAFRPILHDTVMAELLQET
- the yedF gene encoding sulfurtransferase-like selenium metabolism protein YedF, with the protein product MTHEIDCRGLACPAPVLQTKEWLEKNPSREVAVLVDGEASRENVSRFLRTQGFTVSTETEGRHIRVEGRKSGDAEAAPAPGELGREEVRKIMVMITHDKMGHGDDELGAKLMVSFLKTLKEMGRELWRLVFVNNGVKMTVRGSDVLPLLKEFEAAGIYILVCGTCLTHFDLLQEKEVGETTNMLDIVTAMQLADSVINI
- the selD gene encoding selenide, water dikinase SelD, translating into MENTTRRLTETVSGSGUASKLPPGDLEKALCGIAFPTDENVLVGLERADDAGVYKVSDELALIQTVDFFTPIVDDPYWFGQIAAANALSDVYAMGGVPKTAMNLVGFPLKEMDLSVFRSMIEGGIVKLREARVVLIGGHSVEDKELKYGLSVTGFIHPDRVLTKKNLRPGDRLIMTKPLGTGVVNTAIKANMAPPELIERVTRLMATLNRKAAEIMAHYPVHACTDITGFGFLGHLAEMVEGSGLGAVVHASRVPILPEAIEYGSMGLFPAGAYRNKEFRACMVDAPLELDPVVADLLFDPQTSGGLLISAPAGAAEELASALLQEGVDCAALVGEIVPEPVGRIVVEAS
- a CDS encoding histidine triad nucleotide-binding protein: MSEKDCIFCRIIRGEQPADFTHRGERIVAFKDIRPSAPVHILIVPRKHIRSINDLAGEDESLIAEMILLAPDLAREAGIASSGYKLLFNVEKGGGQFVFHLHLHLFGGWQRK
- a CDS encoding TRAP transporter large permease, translating into MILDPVTTGMLGLAGVFILLFLGMPIAFALMLAGFAGIAQLTSMGAALPVASRTIYEVSAYYPYTVIPLFILMGGFAGSSGMTRELYRTFDHWLRRLPGGLGIATIGACAGFSAVSGSSVATAAAMGTVALPEMQRFGYDPRFASGTIAAGGTLGFLIPPSIGFVVYGMLTEQSIGKLLIAGMIPGLLLSLAYVAIIVLWVKLKPNLAPTNPEPVAWRRKLRSLLSVWEPLSIFVVVMGGIYLGFFTPTEAGALGATLLLLAALLKRRLSRRNLMEGLSEAVRTSVMVLFLVAGANVFSYFLALSTIPMEVAAWAADLSVSRFAVLAIIVLIYLFLGCFLDAISMMVLTMPVVFPIVLTLGFDPIWFGVIAVLMMEAGLITPPMGLNIFTVAGVARNIRVEEIFVGVAPFLLAIFAVLCVVTVYPELVLCLPDMMLR
- a CDS encoding TRAP transporter small permease subunit is translated as MNWTAVKEGIQRINRWLCHAGMLLLLPMMFMTAGDVVGRTFWRAPVSGTVELSSYLLSVFILLGLAYTHQVRGHVRVSVFTSRLPERGRLFLDAVTISLGLLIIGIVAWQGCLIGLRTSAVSDMLRIPQWPFRLLVALGAFLLWLELLIELIDTVGELKGR